One region of Chryseobacterium muglaense genomic DNA includes:
- a CDS encoding T9SS type A sorting domain-containing protein, protein MMTNRLLKLLKKTVTKTKLSLFGALVLSGWQMNANRAAGDYYLSFNNFEIQFSGNVNSFCLPSFQYNSDGNMITKVTFNTIDNISPATSGTTPKYEDFTAVSTDLNQGNTYQISVKGPSSTFPSDVMVYIDFNHNGIFDDAGESFYIGQLAAANPANANTITSNIAIPSTATLGNTKMRLVKNTNIAAYSNPSAPNSISGPCATDLRAGQVEDYTVNIIAGSLSTTENNILKGGIKIYPNPTTSIIKIDSKEKIKSFELYNISGQLIEKGGKVEEISLENNASGVYIIKIILENNEVSVSKVIKK, encoded by the coding sequence ATGATGACAAATCGACTTTTAAAGCTGTTGAAAAAAACAGTTACAAAAACAAAACTTAGTTTATTTGGAGCTTTAGTTTTATCAGGCTGGCAAATGAATGCCAACAGAGCCGCAGGAGATTATTACCTTTCTTTTAATAATTTTGAAATACAATTTTCAGGAAATGTAAATTCTTTCTGTTTACCGTCTTTCCAGTATAATTCTGATGGAAATATGATTACAAAAGTAACATTCAATACCATTGATAATATTTCACCTGCTACATCTGGAACTACTCCAAAGTATGAAGATTTCACTGCTGTTTCTACAGATCTCAATCAGGGAAATACTTATCAAATTTCTGTAAAAGGACCTTCAAGTACTTTCCCAAGTGATGTGATGGTGTATATAGATTTTAACCACAATGGCATATTTGATGATGCCGGAGAAAGTTTTTATATCGGACAATTGGCTGCTGCAAATCCTGCAAACGCAAATACAATCACCTCTAATATCGCAATTCCCTCTACAGCAACTTTAGGAAACACGAAAATGCGTCTTGTGAAAAACACCAATATTGCCGCCTATTCAAATCCTTCTGCACCAAATTCAATTTCGGGGCCTTGTGCAACAGATTTAAGAGCAGGTCAGGTTGAAGATTACACCGTAAATATTATTGCTGGAAGTTTATCGACAACTGAAAACAATATTTTAAAAGGAGGAATTAAAATTTATCCAAATCCTACAACTTCAATCATTAAAATTGATTCTAAGGAAAAGATTAAATCTTTCGAACTATATAATATCTCCGGACAATTAATTGAAAAAGGAGGTAAAGTAGAAGAAATATCTTTAGAAAATAATGCTTCAGGAGTTTATATCATTAAGATTATTCTAGAAAATAATGAAGTAAGCGTATCGAAAGTGATTAAAAAATAA
- the dnaG gene encoding DNA primase, whose protein sequence is MISKETIDKIFSTIRVEEIVGEYVQLKRAGSNFKGLSPFHEEKSPSFVVSPSKQIWKDFSTGKGGTAISFLMEIENFTYPEALRHAAKKYGIEIAEDQREFSEEAKNAQSEKDILYKIHEVANDYFQNILWENEEGRAIGLSYFRERELKDDIIKKFQLGFSPEKKNSFTEYAIEKGYTKEILEKSGLSIFPENAPNGIDRFRERVMFPIHSFSGRVLGFGARILRNNIKTAKYLNSPETEIYHKSNVLYGLNQSKQAISRKNICLLVEGYMDVISLHMSGIENVVASSGTSLTTEQIKLIKRLTENVTILFDGDNAGIKASFRSIDMLLTEGMNIRVLLFPDGDDPDSFARKHPQEYVEKFIENQALDFIDFKAEILLKEVGNDPIKKAEAIRDIVKSVGFVQNALKREVYLKEVSNKFGLSEQSLFNELDVQRQVNQNHHQHAQQQKENAAPVKMEIVPLDEEKGDPYLYDVLFMENKLVDHMLMFGDFVLKRTDDNNTDYQITVIEEILHHFEEEQYQFLVKGNEIIIDQVKEGIQNDELRSGSFFVSFMDEQITTKVVDALIPLDDLENWGSRNIHPPNYGDKVAEQIKGDVLLHKYRYIDYLIKETIAELEKYSNTDEVKYFELIKKITLLKQASMRLSDIIEYSPIKGIYVDRKR, encoded by the coding sequence ATGATTTCCAAAGAGACGATAGATAAAATATTTTCAACAATCCGCGTAGAAGAGATTGTTGGCGAATATGTACAACTGAAGAGAGCGGGATCAAATTTTAAAGGTCTTAGCCCATTTCACGAAGAAAAATCGCCCAGTTTTGTAGTTTCTCCAAGTAAGCAAATTTGGAAAGATTTCTCAACCGGAAAAGGAGGAACGGCGATTTCTTTTTTAATGGAAATCGAAAACTTTACCTATCCTGAAGCACTCCGTCACGCTGCCAAAAAATATGGGATTGAGATCGCAGAAGATCAACGTGAGTTCTCCGAAGAAGCAAAAAATGCTCAGTCAGAAAAAGATATTCTCTATAAAATACATGAAGTTGCCAATGATTATTTTCAAAATATTCTTTGGGAAAATGAAGAGGGAAGAGCAATTGGTCTTTCGTATTTCAGAGAGCGTGAACTGAAAGATGATATTATCAAAAAATTTCAGCTTGGTTTTTCGCCTGAAAAGAAAAACTCATTCACCGAATATGCTATTGAAAAAGGATATACAAAAGAGATTTTAGAGAAATCCGGACTTTCTATTTTTCCTGAAAATGCTCCGAATGGAATCGACCGTTTTCGTGAAAGGGTAATGTTCCCGATTCACAGTTTTTCGGGCAGAGTTTTAGGTTTCGGAGCGAGAATTCTTAGAAATAATATTAAAACGGCTAAATATCTCAATTCTCCTGAAACAGAAATTTATCATAAATCTAATGTTCTTTATGGTTTAAATCAAAGCAAGCAGGCGATTTCAAGGAAAAATATCTGTCTTTTGGTGGAAGGTTATATGGATGTGATTTCACTTCATATGTCTGGAATTGAAAATGTGGTGGCGAGTTCAGGAACTTCTTTAACAACCGAACAAATTAAGCTCATTAAAAGACTCACAGAAAATGTGACGATTCTTTTTGATGGTGATAATGCGGGAATTAAAGCGAGTTTCAGAAGTATTGATATGCTTTTAACGGAAGGAATGAACATCAGAGTTCTTCTGTTTCCGGATGGTGATGATCCCGATTCTTTTGCGAGAAAACATCCACAGGAATATGTTGAAAAATTCATCGAAAATCAGGCATTAGATTTTATCGATTTTAAAGCTGAAATTCTTTTAAAAGAAGTAGGAAATGATCCGATAAAAAAAGCTGAAGCAATCCGGGATATTGTAAAATCAGTAGGATTCGTTCAAAATGCTTTAAAAAGGGAAGTTTATTTAAAGGAAGTTTCTAATAAATTTGGTCTTTCTGAGCAGAGTTTATTTAATGAACTTGATGTTCAGAGACAGGTTAACCAAAATCATCATCAACACGCTCAACAGCAAAAGGAAAATGCAGCTCCCGTAAAAATGGAGATTGTTCCTTTGGATGAAGAAAAAGGAGATCCTTACCTGTACGATGTTTTATTTATGGAAAACAAATTAGTCGATCATATGTTGATGTTTGGCGATTTTGTTTTAAAACGAACGGATGATAACAATACTGACTATCAAATTACAGTCATTGAAGAAATTCTGCATCACTTTGAAGAAGAGCAATATCAGTTTTTGGTAAAAGGAAACGAAATTATCATCGATCAGGTAAAAGAAGGAATTCAAAATGATGAGCTTCGAAGCGGAAGTTTTTTTGTCAGTTTTATGGATGAGCAGATTACTACAAAAGTAGTCGATGCATTGATTCCTTTAGATGATTTAGAAAATTGGGGCTCACGAAATATTCATCCGCCCAATTATGGTGATAAAGTTGCAGAACAGATTAAAGGTGATGTTTTGTTGCATAAATACCGTTACATTGACTATTTAATTAAAGAAACGATTGCTGAACTCGAAAAATACAGCAATACCGATGAGGTAAAGTATTTTGAGTTGATTAAAAAAATTACCTTACTGAAACAGGCTTCCATGAGATTGAGTGATATTATCGAATATTCGCCGATCAAAGGAATTTATGTTGATAGAAAGAGATAG
- a CDS encoding T9SS type A sorting domain-containing protein produces MKKSVLLFLIFIFQFSFAQLTENDVKFWVGTGSKKAYLVADFNDSDNPTSYVWGYRFDSTSLTMEDLINEIDAADPKVTAEVPSGFLYIFDYNHHTPSTDDYWSTWSGTASNNMTANNGVDSDPLVDGKWYGMSYGYGFTPGTTISPPSTPVPAYNSAWFNSSQIINWIGTGSNKSLVVVDFGTDNGNGIANSFAFGIQYNGTITAEQALQLIDSQVSEFNYTSAANQISSLSFNNFSGNSTGNNSWKLYKGKDLSSWRGQTNLSQIQLVNNDWFGLSFGTRIPFTPTVTNLTLSVSDAVKQSFKIYPNPASYFVVIETQDNIKDINIYSVSGQRVMNTQNKKINIQSLRSGVYFVEIKTNQSTTTHKIIKK; encoded by the coding sequence ATGAAAAAATCAGTACTTCTTTTTTTAATTTTTATATTCCAATTTTCATTTGCTCAGCTTACAGAAAATGATGTCAAATTCTGGGTAGGAACGGGTTCTAAAAAAGCTTATTTAGTAGCAGATTTTAATGATTCAGACAATCCTACTTCTTATGTTTGGGGATACAGATTTGATTCTACGAGTTTAACAATGGAAGATCTGATCAATGAAATCGACGCTGCAGACCCAAAAGTTACCGCAGAAGTACCAAGCGGATTTTTATATATTTTTGATTACAATCATCATACACCAAGTACCGATGATTACTGGTCAACCTGGTCGGGAACTGCTTCCAACAACATGACCGCAAATAATGGTGTAGATAGCGATCCGTTAGTTGACGGAAAATGGTATGGAATGTCTTATGGATATGGTTTTACTCCGGGAACAACAATTAGCCCTCCTTCCACTCCGGTTCCGGCTTACAATTCTGCTTGGTTTAATTCTTCTCAAATTATTAATTGGATTGGAACAGGAAGTAATAAAAGTTTAGTGGTTGTAGATTTCGGAACTGATAACGGTAACGGAATTGCCAATTCTTTTGCATTTGGAATTCAATACAACGGAACAATCACTGCAGAACAGGCTTTACAATTAATCGATTCTCAAGTGAGTGAATTTAATTACACTTCTGCAGCCAATCAAATTTCTTCATTATCATTCAATAATTTTTCAGGTAATTCAACAGGAAATAATTCTTGGAAATTATACAAAGGAAAAGACCTATCAAGCTGGAGAGGTCAAACAAATCTGTCACAAATTCAATTGGTAAATAATGATTGGTTCGGATTAAGTTTCGGAACGAGAATACCGTTTACACCAACTGTTACTAATTTAACATTAAGCGTTTCAGATGCCGTAAAACAAAGCTTTAAAATTTATCCAAATCCTGCAAGCTATTTTGTTGTTATTGAAACTCAAGATAACATTAAAGACATCAATATTTACTCTGTTTCTGGGCAAAGAGTGATGAATACTCAGAATAAAAAAATTAATATTCAAAGTTTACGGTCGGGTGTTTATTTTGTTGAAATTAAAACCAATCAATCGACGACAACCCATAAAATTATCAAAAAATAA
- the clpP gene encoding ATP-dependent Clp endopeptidase proteolytic subunit ClpP codes for MDIKKEFRDFSTKHLGNSGLVTDQYMGMYGPTNLTPYIMEERRLNVAQMDVFSRLMMDRIIFLGTGIDDQVANIVTAQLLFLESADPSKDIQIYINSPGGSVYAGLGIYDTMQIIKPDVATICTGIAASMGAVLLVAGEKGKRSALKHSRVMIHQPSGGAQGVASDMEINLREMLKLKKELYDIISEHSGQTYEWVEKASDRDYWMTSTEAKEFGMVDEVLQRSKEKK; via the coding sequence ATGGACATTAAAAAAGAATTCAGAGATTTCTCTACGAAACACCTAGGAAACAGCGGTTTGGTAACCGATCAGTATATGGGAATGTATGGTCCAACGAATCTTACGCCTTACATCATGGAAGAAAGAAGATTAAACGTTGCTCAAATGGACGTTTTCTCTCGTTTGATGATGGACAGAATTATTTTCTTAGGAACAGGAATCGACGATCAGGTGGCAAACATTGTAACGGCACAGTTGCTTTTCTTAGAAAGTGCAGATCCTTCAAAAGATATTCAAATTTATATCAACTCTCCTGGAGGAAGTGTTTACGCTGGTTTAGGAATTTATGATACAATGCAGATTATCAAGCCAGATGTTGCTACAATTTGTACAGGTATTGCCGCTTCTATGGGAGCTGTTCTATTGGTTGCAGGTGAAAAAGGAAAACGTTCTGCTTTGAAACACTCAAGAGTGATGATTCACCAGCCTTCTGGTGGAGCTCAAGGTGTTGCTTCTGATATGGAAATCAATTTAAGAGAAATGTTGAAACTTAAAAAAGAGTTGTATGACATTATTTCTGAACATTCTGGTCAAACTTACGAATGGGTTGAGAAAGCATCAGACAGAGATTATTGGATGACTTCTACCGAAGCAAAAGAGTTTGGAATGGTAGATGAGGTTCTACAAAGATCTAAAGAGAAAAAATAA
- a CDS encoding YncE family protein has translation MKKIYFLILAFVISFTNAQTEGVLVLNEGGIGSSTAEVSFIDNQSVVTNNYFKLKNNNATLGDTGQDIKVFGDKIFVVLNYSNTIKVINKSDFSLITTISTNLANPRYIAFSGNKFYVTNWGNNTLTNYVSVYNLTTYAHETNIPVGDGPEKIFSKDNKLYVLLKGGYGLNNFMDVINTTTNTVESQVNVGDSPNSIFEKDNLLYIMSSGNPYVSTSFGTLTVYNTTTQTTVSSTTFPAGVKPFYMDTDGTNIYYMNEASIYKTPIASPSINTTPIAVTPITVTSYGTAYGFNIVNNKIYAADPSGYVAAGKIYAYDLQGALLNTFTVTSLPNQIIAYSNASLSTIESTKTPKLIVYPNPTSDRFFVQGLNSGNIQVYDVNGRIVINEKYNEKGINVSALSKGVYIVKITDKNINFSEKLIIK, from the coding sequence ATGAAGAAAATCTATTTTCTTATTCTTGCGTTTGTAATTTCTTTTACAAATGCTCAAACCGAGGGAGTCTTGGTACTCAACGAAGGCGGTATCGGAAGCAGTACTGCAGAAGTATCTTTTATCGACAATCAATCGGTTGTCACCAACAATTATTTTAAACTTAAAAACAATAATGCAACATTAGGCGATACTGGTCAGGACATTAAGGTTTTTGGCGATAAAATTTTTGTAGTTTTAAATTATTCCAATACAATAAAAGTCATCAACAAATCTGATTTTTCATTGATTACAACGATTTCAACCAATCTTGCCAACCCAAGGTATATCGCTTTTAGCGGAAATAAATTCTATGTTACCAATTGGGGAAACAATACCTTGACAAACTACGTGTCAGTTTACAATCTTACAACTTACGCTCACGAAACAAACATTCCTGTAGGAGATGGTCCTGAAAAAATCTTCAGCAAAGACAACAAATTGTATGTTTTATTGAAAGGAGGTTATGGGTTGAATAATTTTATGGATGTCATCAATACGACAACCAATACGGTAGAATCGCAGGTAAATGTAGGAGATTCACCAAACAGTATTTTTGAAAAAGATAATCTTTTGTATATTATGAGCTCTGGAAATCCTTATGTTTCTACTTCTTTCGGAACATTGACAGTTTATAATACAACTACACAAACTACAGTTTCCAGCACTACATTTCCAGCAGGAGTAAAACCATTTTATATGGATACCGACGGCACAAATATTTATTACATGAATGAAGCATCAATCTACAAAACACCAATTGCTTCACCATCAATTAACACCACTCCTATTGCAGTTACACCAATCACCGTAACCAGTTATGGTACTGCATACGGATTTAATATTGTTAATAATAAAATCTATGCAGCTGACCCTTCAGGATATGTTGCGGCGGGAAAAATTTATGCTTACGATTTGCAAGGTGCTTTACTGAATACTTTTACAGTAACCTCTTTGCCAAATCAAATCATTGCTTACAGTAATGCATCTCTTTCTACTATTGAAAGCACAAAAACACCAAAATTAATTGTATATCCAAATCCTACAAGTGACAGATTCTTTGTACAAGGCTTAAATTCCGGAAACATTCAGGTTTATGATGTAAACGGAAGAATTGTTATCAATGAAAAATACAATGAAAAAGGAATCAATGTAAGCGCACTATCTAAAGGCGTTTATATCGTAAAAATTACTGATAAGAATATCAACTTCAGCGAAAAGTTAATTATTAAGTAA
- a CDS encoding T9SS type A sorting domain-containing protein, translating to MKKASSFLFTFIVALYMSQFTANDVKFFVGTGSETAYFVADFKDGTDDRSYVWGVKFNPGQNITGPQMLQMIKTAEPAFDYILTYSNGFLDKVSFNSHSAQSVPDYWSLWANDNTNGWSMGGWMNSGTISSGEWYGASYGFSNPTAEAPATPIPAYSSLWYNSSQIVNWIGTGTHKSLVVVDFGTDNSNGNANSFVFGIQYNGTITAEQALQLIDAQISAFSYTSASNQVSSLSLNSFSGTATGTNTWKLYKGTNLSNWKTNANLSTINLTNNDWFGLSFGTRRPFTPTEANVTLSVSDTAKQSFKIYPNPASDFVIIETQDNIKDINIYSVSGQKVLNTQNKKINIQSLKSGVYLVEIKTDKLITTHKIIKK from the coding sequence ATGAAAAAGGCATCAAGTTTTCTATTTACTTTCATCGTTGCGCTGTATATGTCACAATTTACAGCCAACGATGTAAAGTTTTTTGTAGGTACAGGTTCAGAAACGGCATATTTTGTTGCCGATTTTAAAGACGGTACCGACGACAGATCATATGTTTGGGGGGTAAAATTTAATCCCGGACAAAATATTACCGGTCCGCAAATGCTTCAGATGATAAAAACTGCAGAACCTGCATTTGATTATATATTGACTTACAGTAACGGTTTTCTTGATAAAGTATCCTTCAATAGTCATTCTGCACAGTCTGTACCCGATTACTGGAGCTTATGGGCAAATGATAACACAAACGGTTGGTCTATGGGAGGATGGATGAACAGCGGAACTATCTCAAGCGGAGAATGGTACGGCGCAAGTTACGGATTTAGCAATCCTACAGCTGAAGCTCCTGCAACACCGATTCCTGCATACAGTTCGTTGTGGTATAATTCTTCTCAAATTGTAAACTGGATTGGAACGGGAACCCATAAAAGTTTAGTGGTTGTAGATTTTGGAACAGATAATTCTAACGGAAACGCCAATTCTTTTGTTTTTGGAATTCAATATAACGGAACAATTACGGCAGAACAAGCTTTACAATTGATTGATGCTCAAATAAGTGCATTTAGTTATACCTCGGCTTCGAATCAGGTTTCATCTTTATCATTAAATTCTTTTTCAGGAACAGCAACTGGAACAAACACCTGGAAATTGTATAAAGGAACCAATTTATCAAACTGGAAAACCAATGCTAATCTTTCAACGATTAATTTGACAAATAACGATTGGTTTGGGTTAAGTTTCGGAACTAGAAGACCGTTTACTCCAACAGAAGCGAACGTGACTCTAAGTGTTTCTGATACTGCAAAACAAAGCTTTAAAATCTATCCAAATCCTGCAAGTGATTTTGTGATTATTGAAACTCAAGATAACATTAAAGATATCAACATCTACTCTGTTTCGGGACAAAAAGTTTTAAATACACAAAATAAGAAGATTAATATTCAAAGTTTGAAATCGGGAGTTTATTTGGTTGAAATTAAAACAGACAAATTAATAACAACTCATAAAATCATCAAAAAATAA